In Bacteroidota bacterium, the DNA window GCGAGGTATATTATTTTGATGTTTACAATGATACGCAGCGGATGCAGGAAATTTCAGAATCAGATATTGTTATTTCTATGCTTCCGGCCAGAATGCACCATCTGGTGGCGGTCGATTGTGTTAAAAAAGGTGTAAATATGGTTACAGCCTCCTACGTTTCAAATGAAATAAGGGCCTTGGATAAAGAAGCTAAAGAAAAAGGGGTTCTTTTACTGAATGAAATAGGAGTAGATCCGGGCATCGATCATATGTCGGCCATGCAGATCATAGATGACATCAGGGATAAGGGGGGTAAAATAATTAATTTTGAATCATCAACAGGCGGTTTAGTCGCACCAGAGTCTGACAATAATCCCTGGAATTACAAATTTACCTGGAATCCTCGAAATGTGATTCTCGCAGGACAAGGAGTTTCACAGTTTTTGCATAACGGAAAATACAAATACATCCCGTATAGTAAACTATTTTCTAGAACCGAGGATGTTGAAATTCTTGATCTTGGACACTTTGAAATTTACCCTAACAGAGATTCACTAAAGTATCGTGAAATATACGGACTGGAAGACATTCAGACCATGTTCCGTGGAACCATCAGGCGCAAAGGCTATTCCGAGGCATGGAACGTTTTTGTGCAATTGGGGTTAACCGATGATACTTTTATCATCGAAGATTCTGCTTCAATTACTTACCGTGAGTTTATAGATCGCTTTCTTCCGAATAATAGCAGATTAAGCACCGAATCAATATTAGCAAAGGTTTTTAAAATAGATGTAGAATCAGAAATAATGGAAAAAATAATTTGGACCGGTATTTTTGATGATCGGGTGATTGGGTTAGAGAAAACTACTCCGGCACAGGTTTTACAGCACCTGTTAGAAGAAAAGTGGATACTTGATCCGGAAGATAAGGATATGATTGTGATGCATCATCTGTTTGATTATGAGATGGATGGTAAGAAGAGGAGCCTAACTTCAACAATGGTTGTTAAGGGAAACGATCAGGTGCATACTGCCATGTCAATTACCGTTGGTATTCCGGTTGCTATCGCAACCAAATTGATTTTAACAAATAAAATTCAGCTTAAAGGAGTGCAAATACCTATCGTGAAAGAAGTGTATGAACCCATCCTTAAAGAATTGAATACTTACGGAATAAAATTTATTGAAAAAGAGGTAAAAAAATAGGTATTAAAATGATATTAGAAAAGCTCTCTCAGAACAAGTATCCTGTGGAGAGCTTTTTTTTGATAATTTACAGACAGATATTTAGATATTAAAATAAACATCCATAAATTTACAACTACGATTATCCATCGACCTAACTTAAATTTAAATAGATGAAAAAAGTTCTAATCCTTGGTGCCGGAATGGTTGTAAAACCTATCGTTACCTACCTTTTGAATAAAAACTATTTTGTGAGTGTTGCAAGCCGAACCAAATCAAAAGCGGATAAAATGATTAACGGACATTCGAATGGAAATTCTATTGCATGGACCGTTGATCAGGAAACTCTTTTAGATGAAATGATTGCAGAACATGACTTAACCGTGAGCCTGTTACCTTATGCCCACCATGTGATGGTGGCCAAATTATGTATCAAACATGGAAAAAACATGGTTACAACTTCTTATGTTCAACCGGCTATGAAAGAACTAGATGGGGTAGCTCGGGATGCGGGAATTCTTATACTGAATGAAATAGGCCTGGATCCTGGAATCGATCATATGTCGGCTATGCGAATTATTGACAATATTCATAAAAAAGGAGGTGCAGTTGAAGAATTTTATTCCTTTTGTGGAGCATTGGTAGCTCCCGAGGTTGAAAAGAATCCTTTTTGTTATAAATTCTCCTGGGCTCCGAAAGGCGTAGTAATGGCAGGTAATAATGAAGGAAAATATCTTAGAAAAGGCGAAATAAAATATATCCCAACCGAAGATTTGTTTAAGAATCCAATTCGTTTGGATTTTCCGGAAGTTGGTGAATTGGAAGTTTATCCGAACAGAGACTCTTTACCTTATCTTAATCTGTACGGAATACCCGAAGCTAAAACGATGTTTAGAGGTACATTTCGTTATAAAAAATGGTGTGAAGTATTGGATGCCATTAAATCACTCAAGCTTATCGCTTATGATAAATTGAATCTTGAAGGCTTTTCGTATGCTGAATTTATGAGTAAAATGATTAATGAAAATAATTCAGAAAACATAAAAGATAAAGTTGCTGCCAGGCTAGATGTATCCATAGATTCAAATCCAATTGCAGCCATGGAATGGCTTGGTTTATTTTCGGACGAAAAGATGAATAGGTTAGAAGACTCTCCATTCGAAGTTATATCTGATTTAATGATCGAAAAAATGATGATTCAAGAGGATGAACGCGATATGGTGGTGATGCAGCATACATTTGTTGCTAAATATGCTGATGGGAAGAGAGAAGTAATTAAATCCCGTATGCTTGATTTTGGAACTCTAAAAACAGATACATCCATTGCCAGAACTGTTGCACTTCCGGCTGCATGTGGTGTTGAGATGATTTTGGAAGGCAAAATTAATGCACGAGGTGTTCATATTCCGGTAATCCCTGAAATATACAATCCC includes these proteins:
- a CDS encoding saccharopine dehydrogenase NADP-binding domain-containing protein, with translation MKRILILGAGLSSSSLIKYLLDHAEQYDWKVVICDYSLELAQRKAANHPRSEVYYFDVYNDTQRMQEISESDIVISMLPARMHHLVAVDCVKKGVNMVTASYVSNEIRALDKEAKEKGVLLLNEIGVDPGIDHMSAMQIIDDIRDKGGKIINFESSTGGLVAPESDNNPWNYKFTWNPRNVILAGQGVSQFLHNGKYKYIPYSKLFSRTEDVEILDLGHFEIYPNRDSLKYREIYGLEDIQTMFRGTIRRKGYSEAWNVFVQLGLTDDTFIIEDSASITYREFIDRFLPNNSRLSTESILAKVFKIDVESEIMEKIIWTGIFDDRVIGLEKTTPAQVLQHLLEEKWILDPEDKDMIVMHHLFDYEMDGKKRSLTSTMVVKGNDQVHTAMSITVGIPVAIATKLILTNKIQLKGVQIPIVKEVYEPILKELNTYGIKFIEKEVKK
- a CDS encoding saccharopine dehydrogenase NADP-binding domain-containing protein, yielding MKKVLILGAGMVVKPIVTYLLNKNYFVSVASRTKSKADKMINGHSNGNSIAWTVDQETLLDEMIAEHDLTVSLLPYAHHVMVAKLCIKHGKNMVTTSYVQPAMKELDGVARDAGILILNEIGLDPGIDHMSAMRIIDNIHKKGGAVEEFYSFCGALVAPEVEKNPFCYKFSWAPKGVVMAGNNEGKYLRKGEIKYIPTEDLFKNPIRLDFPEVGELEVYPNRDSLPYLNLYGIPEAKTMFRGTFRYKKWCEVLDAIKSLKLIAYDKLNLEGFSYAEFMSKMINENNSENIKDKVAARLDVSIDSNPIAAMEWLGLFSDEKMNRLEDSPFEVISDLMIEKMMIQEDERDMVVMQHTFVAKYADGKREVIKSRMLDFGTLKTDTSIARTVALPAACGVEMILEGKINARGVHIPVIPEIYNPILDQLETMDIEMVEEYGLPMSENIK